TTATCTTTCATGTTGTGGTGTACTTGTAGAAGGAGGAAGGTCTCAAAACCCATGACTGGAATCAGGGCATGGTTTAAACAGCAAAGTGGAGAACAAGAGGGCAAAGGTATTGCCCTCCCTCTTGCCTTTTCCCAAAGATAATGTTCCCAGAGACCTTTATCCCAATATCAACCAGTAAAATGTGACAAACAAGGAGCAGCTACCCAAAATGGCTGGGACACCACAAAAGTAATACTAAGCATCCTGATGAGGAATGTACACATTACTCCCTTGTGTACCACACACTGTTggtgtcccagcactgctgcctgcccagCACCCCTCATCTGAAAGAAGCAGGCAAAGACATCTGCAACAAAACCATGTTTAATTCCTCTCTCTGTGCTCAGGCAGATGTCTGTCTCTTTGGCACTATTTGTGCCATGCTTTCATGATCACATCATATTCCGATCCTTTTAATTGAGGACTCCTATGTGGACTCCCTTCTTGCCTGTGAGGAAGATCAGGGTTTTGGGGCTCATGCCAAGCGGGATGGATCTGCTGTCACTGCCTTTGCTTCTGACATCCATCACATTGTCTTCATCCACCAGCAGGTTGTCAAAAATCCCACCACACTTTTTACAATCTATAGTGATTCCCACTAACAGGAACATTTTCTGATCTGGCCTGTGATCAAGTGATTCTTGAAGTGAATGTGAGGAACTCTCCTGGCTTGATTCCCCACACGTACCCATTGTCAAAGAGGCCCACAGTAGCCTCATCTTCAATGTCCCTGCCCACCAGAACGCTGCTAAAGGAGTACTTCCAGTAATCCATTGTGGCTGGGCTGTCTGAATCTCCCAGAAATGCCCAACACTGAGCTTCCCCATCTTGCACGTTCTAGGACTTTGGTCTCAGCACACTGATCCTAAAAATTTCCGTTTGTGAGTTTGGCCATCAGATCCCAAAGCTCTTGCTTTGCTGTGAGGAGAGACCAGTGGCGACAGCGGCATTTGCCACTCCAGCCTGTATTTGATGTCACATTTGCCTTGCAGCTGCGTTTGCCACTAAGCGACTTCCCTGCGACCCTGCCAACAAACAGGAACCTCTCGGAAGGGGTCTCAAGTGTTTGACACCAGGCAGCTGGGGTGTGCAGATGTCCCAAGGCGGCCAGACAGCACTGGACACCCCATTTGCTGCCTTCCACGCCGCCATCCACCTGTTCCCCTCTCCTCTGAGCCAAACCAAACCCATGGATTTGACGCACTCGCGTATTCCCACACAGCCCACACTTTTCCTGTAGCGCTGTTTTCACTAAAAGCCCGGATATCAGAAAGAACACATCCTCCGCCGGCGCTTTGCCAAGCCGGACGCTCAGCCGCCTATCTTCCCCGCTGCTCAGCCCCCTTTCTCGCACCGAAGGCCGCGGCTGCGCGCTGCGCCCGCCtcggcgcggccccggggcaggTGGCGGGCCCGGAgcgccgggcggggccgggggcggtgTGAGGGGCGGTGTGAGGGGCGGTGTGAGGGGCGGTGGCCGGGCCGCCTCCGCCCACAGCCGCTCCGGGTGCGCGGCGCGGCCCAGTCGCCATGAGCGGCctgcggggcgcggcggggccggcgcggcgggcatggctgtggggagctgcggcgctgctggtgctgggcGCCCTGCTCGGCACCTGGCGCTGggccggccgccgccgccgccgcctgcaGCGGGTCGGGACGGTGCTCAGGCTCTTCGTGTACCCCGTGAAGTCGTGCCGGGGGGTGTCGGTGCGGCGGGCGCAGGTGACGCCGATGGGGCTGCGCTGCGGGGAGCTGCGGGACAGGTAGGCGGCCCGGGCGGGGGCGAGGAGCTCCGGCCGGGCCCTGGGGCCCCCGCGTGGCTCCGCGGTCTTCAGGTGTTTCCtgagggctgggaaggagcaccTGCCGTGCGGGTGCTGCCGAGCCCAGCGTTAACGCTGTTGGGCACCTTTGTACCCCGTCCCGCCTCAGGTTCTGGCTCGTGATCAGGGAGGACGGGCACATGGTGACAGCTCGCCAGGAGCCGCGGCTCGTCCTTatttctgtcagctgtgaagACGGGCACTTGACCTTGGAGGCCGCGGACATGGAGAAGATGTGCGTGCCTGTAAAGCTCCCCGAGAAAAACCCCGTCCGCAACTGCAGGTACTGAAgaaggctttttctttcccctcttccttctctctcagAACTGTCTTTCTCATGTGCTTTGCTTTCCAAGATTGTGTGAGGCTTTGCATTTTCTTATGAAGAAATTGGAGTGTAGAAGTTCAGTACTGGTCTGTCTTTTCTGTGTGGGTATTTCTCACCATCTGCTTAATGGAGATAGGCTTCAAACCAGAGCCTGTACTGACAAGACAAGAAGTGGTGttagtaggtttagattagctattaggaagaaattcatCACTAtgtgggtggtgaggcactggcacaggttgcacACAGgagatgtggatgccccatccctagaagtgttcaaagtcaggttggatggggctctgaacaccatggtctagtggaaggtgccccagCCTATGTTAGGGGAGTTGTCCtaggtggtctttaaggttGCTTCTATTCCAGACtgttctgtaattctgtgaaatCCCCTGCCATGTGTTACACAGGAGGCCAGGAATAGCTGTCATAACAAAAGCTCTGCTTTTAagctgctcagcagtggtgAAAACAAATCTCAGTAAAGGATGACACAGTATCAAAGACCATGTGTTACACACCTGCCAAATGAACTGTGATCTTCTGTCTTCACAGAATGTCGtgtttgcttatttgttttTACTTCTAGTGTTTTCACTTTTGCTTGCGTGAGCAGTCACATCTCAGAACCTCAGTCATGTGCTTTGGGGTGTCTTGGTCACAACTACTATGTGCATCAGCATTTTTGGATGCACACTGGCCATTCAGAGCTGGTGAGATGTTGGAGTTTAGATTCCCTGACCTCTGTCTTTAGGCATTTAACTGAGGTGCCTCAGTTAAAAGCTTGGTTGCCCAAGGCTCACCCTGTGGTCACAGGGGAAAGATGGGCATCCCAGGGACTTAGGGCATTCCCTGTAGGTGCTACCCCAAAGAAGTTTCAGGTGGATGGGTTGCAAACAGTGATTTAGCTGTGTGCTTAGAGTTTTGGTGTATGAGTGAAGGCCTAGTTAGTTTATCCAGGTATTGAAATCCATGCTGGAAAACTGCCAGCAGGAAGTGGAAAACCTTTTTCTCTGCTAAAATGTCAGTTAATATGTAAGTTTCTAAAAGTGTTTGGAAACTGTAAGTGGTGTAATGCCCTACAAAGATACGGTAAGTGTTTGTTCTTTGGATAGCAGAGATGGTTAATGCACCAGCTGCTGTAATTGTAACTAAAACAGTGCTGGCAAGGAACTGAATTTGCTTGCTTTTAGCATGAATCTGTTGCTGTGGAAACCCTTGATCAGCATAGCTCAGTATCTCTGTTTATACAGGGCAGGTGCAAGTTCCAAATGGTAGCATTTCTCATGGAGAAATGGAACAGAATGCATAATGCCTATATGTTAGCCAATGACATGCACTGCAAAGCCATGCAGTTTGCAAGATgtcatttttctaaaatttgcTGTGCcattagaaaaatgtttaaatagcCTAATACATTTCAGTAATGAAAAGTTGGCTTGGATTTCTCGGATTTTCCAGTTTTAGATCTCAGTGATTTGTTCTTCTggtctgtctttttttttctttcttgccttcGGGTGGGTGCTCATGGGAGCTCTTGCCCCATAGGTTGGAGCTAAAGCAGTGCCAGTAGTGCCTCTGGCTGCACATGGCTGTGCATGTACTGATCTTGAAAACTGCTAAGTCACTTGCAAATTTTATGTGGATATTCAAAAATCCTGTGCTTGGGAGAGTCAAATAAAGGACCAAAGCCATTGTATAGGTACATTTTCTTATTGTGTAAATGCTAGAGGGTTTCTAGAGCCCCCTGGCTAAGAAACCTCGTGCTCTTCTTTTGTGCCCTTTGTCAGTGTATGTTCTAACACTTAAATTGTGTGATCCATTCCCAGCGATCCCTGTACCACTGAGTGCTTAGGATAGATCTGCTTCCTGAGTGGAAAGCAGTAGTGTTGGAAGCTGTAAGAGCCTTGCCTCTGCTGTCCTGCCAGTCAGAAGGCATGCAGGAActgtgggatggagggaggaaaaaggcaATTGAATGCTGTCTGGGGCAGTGGCATTTGATCCCCGTCTGTGTCACAGGGTAGACAGGAATGCCAGCAGATGGAGCCGGGATATTGATGCCAGCACCCTAATGATCACTGCCCCAGATGAGTAAAGAAAGGCTCCTAGGAGCTGGGCTCACTCTAGATGAACTGCATGGACATCCCTATGCTTTAAGCTGCCCAGGATTTGATTGCAGATAGGAAACTGCAGTGCATTTGGGTCAAAATGGCGACTTTGAAGAGTGTAACAAAACTACTCGTGATTGCTGTTAAAGTTTATTGAAAGGTTGAGTCAAGGCTTAGCTTTTCTTGCCAGGAAAGTGTTTCTTGCGTAACATTGTTTCTATCCTACTGGCGGTTGCTTTTTGTGGCCCATGGACTTTATTTCCATTACAAATCTTTAACCTCTCTTAAGATACTGAGCTATTCTGTATGTGAAATCTGAGCTGAAGAGTCTCACTCATCTCTGGATAAATTTTTATAGCACTAAAATCTGAAGGAAAGTTTCCTTAACAGTTAGGGACACTTTTAATTAATAGCATTTGTATGTATCAGTTGTGGTAACTAATCACATTGTTTCAAACTAtcattaattttctgaaattagTTACCTTTCAGTTAATTTCTCTGTAGAATTTTTTTGGTATAGCAGTCACATGCAAATgcaagagcagaccctttttttcctcaaagtagGACAAACAGGTAGGTTTGTTACTGTCACTGGTGTGACAGTTCGCTCTGGGCACATTAACACTGGTTCAGAGCTCATTCTTTCACCAGCTGGTATTGTCTGGTCGTGTCCATGTTCCTTAGCTTTCAAAACACAGTGGCCACGAGGAGATTGCCCactggaaatgttttgttttctgtatatTGCTACCACTGTTAAAACATGTTCTTTACCTTCGAATAAGAAGCTTCCTTGAACCTTCATGTTTCCAGCTAACTTGCTGTTGTGTTGTAACTCTCCAGGGTGTTTGGACAGGATATCCAAGGCAGGGACTGTGGTGATGAAGTGGCTCAGTGGATCACCACCTTCCTGAACTCAGAGCCCTGTCGACTGGTGCACTTCGAGCCCTCCATGGTGCCAAGAAAGTCAAAGGACACTATAGCCCTTTTCCGAAACACAGATGAGGTAAATGAATGCTCTTTTTCTCAGAAGTGTGTCCTTTTAACCATTTCTGCCCACCCACCAGAACTTGCCCCTTCCATCATTGATGATTGAGCCCAGTTTAGCAAGGTGTGTAGCTGTGTACTAAAACCATGTGAGTATTCTTTTCTGTGATGAGGTGACTTGCTTAAGTTTTActttaaatctgttttaagCTATTGACCATTCACAGCTAAAGAGTCTGAAACTGATACTTGAAGAGGAGTTATTACATTGCAGAATACAATACCCTTTTGTGTCTCAGTGAATAGAAAAAAGTTACATCTTTAAAGATGTTTTGACGGTGTAATCTGTGTTGCATAGAAAGACTCCACTCCCTAACTCTTGTTAGGTCTGGGAGTGTACTGATACAAGTTGTTACTTCGTATTTTGTTTAAAGGAATGATGCTCAACCCAGCCTTATCGTTGTAGGCCTAGGAATAACAGAGAAGGTTACAGAGGTTTTATCTCTCTCCTTTCTGTGGGAAGGGGCTTGAAGGTATGATTTTAGAGAAATTTAATGCAGGTATGGAAATGAGATGCTATGCTGTGACATACTTGTGTCATTTGAGCAACTGCTgcccttcttttttcctgaacagCTCTCTCAGGTGAAGATGGTTTGAATTGTATCAGATGTAAGGTTTTTAAACAGCTTAAAATTGTGAGTACCTTGCCATAGTGATGTTATTTTCTATAGGGCATCAGTGTCTTGCTTGTTATTGTACAATATTGTATTATTATTCAATTATAGACTTTTATAGATACGCATTTGTTATGTAAAGGCACTGAGACCAATACAAACACAATGTTTTGGCAAAAGGGACATCAGATTATGAGGGGTGGGTGATGTTCAGAAATTGTAGCAAGAAAAGAGGCAGAATTTTTTGGATCATTATTTCAATACTCATCATCTCGTGGTTGGAAGGCATGAACAAGAATGGAGTAAGAATAATATAAGAGAAAGGCAGGAGGGTTATACACTAAAATTCTTACCAAAAtgtctctcttttttgttttctcccccCACCTCTGTGGAGCTCCACTTCTCGGAGGTTTAGAGGTTTTTGAATACTGTTCATTGGCCTTGTTTGCTAATATGGTCCTCCCACTGCACAGGCATCCCAGACTGATGAGTGGAAAGTTGTAATTGAATACTGCTGTTCTGGGTGTGGAACTCCCTCTGGTGTTGTGATAATGCAATTTGCGCACACAAAAATTGCCATGGTTACTGTAATAGGATAAAGCATGTTGTTTTCCTTGTTAAcatattttcaggaaaagcaaaacctgaATGGAGCAGCCTAAAAGGCCGCTGTTTCCAACACCTGTCTTTTGCCATGCAGTAACTTTTCTCCCTTGCTCTTTCAGCAGCCTTACGatttgttggtgtttgtttcTATAGGTTGCCTATCCTGACTGCAGCCCAATCTTGATCATCTCTGAAGCTTCAATGGATGATTTAAAtaccaggctggaaaagaaagcTAAGATACAGAACTTCAGgccaaatatttttgtgacaGATTGCAGTGCTTTTGAGGAGGTAAAATAACTGTCTGAAATGTCTTTTTGAAGGCTTGGTTGTGTTTCTTTGTAACTTAGTTTCCTTATGTGATGGTGCCTACAAGGGCGAGGAAAGCTGCTAGTCTGTGATTTTTACAACTCAATTCCAGAGGGAGATAAAGCTTCAGCTCACATCAGTGCACATGAAACATTGATGGAGGACACAGGTCTGTGGGTGATTATTTCTCAAATTGAAGAAGTTCCTAAAGCAGGAATAGATTTTTTATCTCCCAAGAGGCTTTGCAATAGAAAGCTTGTGTAAATGAGAAGCAAAACCTTACTTCCACcaaaaatttcctttctgcaaAACTGTTGATTTACCAGAGGTCACAGATCTAATTATCACCTATACAGTAAGAATAAATTGTTTTAGGTTCAGTGCTTCAGACAAGTGCATGTTGCAGAACAGGATTGATTACTTGCGTGTCTCTCTTTTCAGATGTAATTATTAGTGTGTCCTGAACTGGATAAATGCAGTGGCAGTAGGGTTTTCATTAAAACGGTGCTGTAGTGTAACTGTGCATATTTTGAAGGTGCAAGTAAAGGTGTTCATCTGGAATGGTGCAGCTATTTATGAATGATGGTGCCACTCCTGGAAAAGTGATTGCATGTAGGTGTGTCTAATCTGTGCCTAATGTTTACTTCCCTCAGGACACCTGGGAGGATATTCTTATTGGTGATGTGGAGATGAAAGGGACCGTGTGTTGTGGCAGGTAAACATTTGGGACCTTTATTTTACATAGGAACAAAGAGGTTTATGATAAGAAGCCCTGACTGATTTGGCACTGTCTGTCATTGCAGGTGTATTTTAACCACTGTTAATCCAGACACTGGGGTCATCGACAGGAAGGAGCCCTTGGAAACATTGAAAAGGTTATAAAAATACCACTATTTGTTAGACTGTGGGAGAGGATTTAGGCTAGACCCCAGCAGATGTTAGACTAGTGTTTTAAAAGTGGTTTGGAGTGTATGTGGGACATAATAATGCAGTGTAAAGGTCTGTGTATATTGGCTTCCAATCTACTTGAAATTCTATATGGTAAGAAAATTCAGGAAGTTCTCTTCCTTCTTGCAAATTTCACATTCCCTGTCTCTTTCATGCCTGCTATGATGAAAGCTTGGGGTAACAGGTATTTAAGGTATCTAAAGGTCTAactttgacttttctttttatgaagaTTTTTGTGTATATATTAGACATGAATATGTGAATAcattcaggcttttttttctctatttgagCTGCTTGGTTCCCTTAATTACAacatttatttaacttttagCCTAGTATGATGACCAAGACATCATTATTTGCATGTCCTCTCTTTCATCACTGATATTTTAATGTTTAGATTTTGCTACCACTGATTCTAAAGAAAGGCTTTCTCTCTGCAGTTACCGCTTATGTGACCCCTCTGAGAAACACATCTACAAAACCAGCCCTCTCTTTGGGAAATACTTTGCTGTTAACAAAACCGGAACAATTCAAGTTGGAGACCCTGTGTACAAGATGGTCTGGGAGTGAAAGAGATTTTGATCAGAAGATGCTTTTTCACTTTGATATGCAAATTGTTTTTCCATGTGCACAGTCACCAACataactttttcttcttccttgcaatattttttgtactttttaagGTGCAGGAGGTTCTTTGGGGCTGTGAAGTGCCAGTCTTTTCCGATCACGTAATCTACTGGCATACCTGTAGTAACCACATCTTCAGTTTTTCTGGAGGCTGTGGTAGAAGAAACTGGTCCAAGACAGACTTCACAGCGCTACTGTGAGCATCACACCTCCTAAAATTTCACATCAACTGCAGTATCGGAATCCAAAATCACGCACAGCGGTTTGCATCGTATGTTAGATGCATTTAGTGCCTATAAAGAACCACAAAAACAGTCATGCTAAGCACAAAGTATGTTTGTCACAGAGCTGCCTTTACGAATGGTCATGGAATGCAGATGGCAGGGCTCTGCCACTCTCCTTTGGTCCTAATCCTCCCTGGATCCACTCTCCTTTGGTCCTAATCAGCTTGCCCTGTCTGTGTTCAGAGGTAGTTTTTAGAAGTGTTTCTTTCCTTGCAGTTGTGTCCTGAAGATTGCTACTGTCTCTTGAGATTGGAGCAGTATTAGAAGGAGGATTGTGAGCCAGGTAATGATGTGTAAGGCTGTGGGTTTGTTTAGTTTGTGACCTCTGCTTGACAGTTTGAGCAGTcagttttttctcctgtgaaGAATACTGTAACACTGAGGCTGTAGAGTAGTGACGCATTTGCTGACGTAGCAGTAGAATTTCCACTTTGACTAAAGGAACTGGATGTTCACTGTGTCAGAGACTTTGTGCACAttggaggggaagaaaagctgTAGGGAGTGATCTGATGTTGAGCCTGCCCTGTTCAAGCTGCTGTCCAGGCCAATGTTGTAGGGCTCAtgcacagctcctctgtggcTCAGTGAATCCCTTTGTGTAGAAAGTTAGGCTGCTAAGCAGATGTTTGGGAAGCTGCAGTTTGAGCATGTTAGCATCCTTACTGGTTCTATATTTACATCTCTGGTTACCCCCTGTCCTGCTCCAATCTAACCAAAATGTCAGCCGTTTGTAGGAAGCTGATAATTATATTTCCTACTGCATAAAACAAATAAGGGAGAAAACTAGTTGAATTATGGCAGTGttgtcttttctttaaatgttaTATGattatacttttttaaaaagtggccTCCAGGACACAAGCCAGCCATCTTTCGAGTGCTTGtctgcttgtttcttttttatggATTAATAGATTTGGAAAAAGAGTATTGCCCTAGCCTAAAAGAGGAATCTAATTAAATATGAAGAAGGACAAATATGATCCAATCTGATGTTTAggttcttcattttctgttttaagtaGGAAGGTGGAATTTTGATGCATGCTCACAACTCAGACCTGTAAAACAAAGAGCCATTGAGCTTTGAAAAGGTGCAGGTGAGTGTATGTGGCAAGCCTGAAGCAGTCACGTAGGGGAGTTAGTTTTCTATTATTTGTGAACTCAGAGTTGCTCTGAATGCCATTTTGTCAGCAGGGTGCTCTGTAAGATTAAGTTTTCCTGGGATGACAAGTGCCCAGTTTGAAGTGCATGTTGCTTATTTGTGTGTTGTTATGCCTGATGCAGCAACTAGTGGGAAGAAGTGAGAGAAAAAGcatctttggaaaagaaaaagaattttgagGTTCACTCTTAAAAAGCACATGTTGAAGGTTCTTAGTATTAGAAGCTGAAAGCTTGTGGGATTCCTAATGGTATTATTAAGCACAGGGAGCCTGTTGGCCTGCCAAAGCAATTAGTTGTGTGTCTCTTCATTAAGTTAAagaagtggaaggaaaaagagctgatttttttgcttctggccaaacacattttttccactACTGTTTCAGCAGCACATCAGCATTTACATAACACAAATAGTGTGGTATAGATCCTGTTGCCTCTCATTAGGCAGCTGTTGATTGGGCTAATTTGGAAATGGGGCTGTCTTTGCAATGAGAAACTGCCATCTGCATTCCTGTTAGGGAGAGGCCATAGATCAAAACCCCTGATTTACTCCTGTAAAGCCTCTTAGAAGAATACGGCTGGAATCCTAAAACAGGCGTGCATCTGAGTACAACATGGTTCACAGATGACACTTAAATCAATTATGTGATCAAAGAGGGCCATTTTGTGAAGTTGAGAGCATGAATTAGAACATTGAACTATCAATATCTTCATATGACTGTTGAATTCCTGTAATTGTAGGAATTGCGTTTGATTTTGTTAAAGCCATTTAGAAAATTGACTGAAAACATGTCAGTCATGAACcactgttttttaaattgtgtacttaaaaatgttaattgttttttaactctagaggaagaaaatgaaagtataAACTTCTAATGAATCAAACTTTCTTAAGGTGTAATATttatttgtgaatttttttttttttttgttttctgtttcagcatTTAATTTTGACTACTGTTCCCAGGATCTCATATCTAGTTAATACTGATGATTGTCTTCTTTAATCCTACCTCTGAGTTCAGGAATATATGTAGCTAACCAGAGGATATTTGTAAGAGAGCAGAACCATCAGATGTAAGTGGTCATCAGACTCAGTTTTGCTACCCTCATGATTAGATGAAAAAGATGTTTACAgactaccttttttttccagacgtGTatgaaaatagggaaaaatgggtttaaaaatatgaatgtttACTCAAGTCTGTGCAAGGTCATGTCTGAGAGTATAAtaccaaaacttttttttacagcatttaTTGTACCAATAGTTCTTGCAGAAGACTATGTATGAGAATAGCAGTTGTTAAAAGCATAAATTTCTGGGTTGCTTAAGATTTGTGGTGGGTACATTTTCCTCCAAGTCTGCTCTCCCttcaaaaaacccaagaaagatTCTGCTTCTGCATCCTAAGGAGAAAAACAGCCTTCCAAAGGCATCACTCTGCTGCTCAATAAGAAGACAAGAGATTCCTGGATCTTGCCTCTGAAAATGACAAATGTTTCAAAAAGGGCTTCCACAGGGTGTTCATTTCTGGTCTATCCCTAGCCCCTTAAATTGCCTTTTTCTCATTCAAGATCCATGAGAAATTCCCTGTGCTGGGTagctgcagggctgagggcTACACATGCAAATCTTTCTTTTGGACAAAAGATTCTAAAAAGTGATGCAGGCATAAAGCCTACATGTGTATCAGTCTTCAGCTGGAAGAGAGGCAGTATTCATACCTCacaaatgtttatatttttacatCATCTACATTGTGTTAACAATCTCAGCTTAGAATGTCACTGTTACTAGTAATTATCTTTGCATTTTACCTGAAGAAATTGGTAAACTCAGTAAGGGTTTCACACACTGGGCCTTTTCTGTAACAAATCTGCTTACTCATCATGACAATAGTTGGATTCTGGAGCCAGAATCTTCACTTGTATTTGCTTTCCTGGTGTGGGACGAGGATATTAACCTACAGATGcaagcctgccagagttcaggaagtgtttggacaatgctctcaggcacatggtgtgattcttggggctgcccttggcagggccag
The DNA window shown above is from Corvus hawaiiensis isolate bCorHaw1 chromosome 3, bCorHaw1.pri.cur, whole genome shotgun sequence and carries:
- the LOC125322846 gene encoding mitochondrial amidoxime reducing component 2-like; this encodes MSGLRGAAGPARRAWLWGAAALLVLGALLGTWRWAGRRRRRLQRVGTVLRLFVYPVKSCRGVSVRRAQVTPMGLRCGELRDRFWLVIREDGHMVTARQEPRLVLISVSCEDGHLTLEAADMEKMCVPVKLPEKNPVRNCRVFGQDIQGRDCGDEVAQWITTFLNSEPCRLVHFEPSMVPRKSKDTIALFRNTDEVAYPDCSPILIISEASMDDLNTRLEKKAKIQNFRPNIFVTDCSAFEEDTWEDILIGDVEMKGTVCCGRCILTTVNPDTGVIDRKEPLETLKSYRLCDPSEKHIYKTSPLFGKYFAVNKTGTIQVGDPVYKMVWE